The Streptomyces sp. RKAG293 genome includes a region encoding these proteins:
- a CDS encoding helix-turn-helix domain-containing protein codes for MTDRRQAILTGAARVIARQGVRGLRVADLAAEAGVSTALIYYHFKDRPGILRHALAFIGDRADRYTAYTASSATGGVQAPSPPSDPRQLLEQTLLLEFQELPEVRENSTAWGELRAHAVFDPELRDDLAAAGAAWVAEVAGHLAALCPAAAPRAVTAAAERLTALLEGLSVRWLSGLIPLEHARSLLRGAIGVEIGRLGSLSAVN; via the coding sequence GTGACCGACCGCAGACAGGCAATCCTCACGGGAGCCGCGCGCGTCATCGCACGGCAGGGTGTCCGGGGGCTGCGGGTGGCGGATCTGGCGGCCGAGGCCGGCGTGTCCACCGCCCTGATCTACTACCACTTCAAGGACCGGCCCGGCATCCTGCGTCACGCCCTGGCCTTCATCGGGGACCGTGCGGACCGCTACACGGCATACACCGCCTCCAGCGCGACGGGCGGCGTCCAGGCTCCCTCCCCGCCGTCCGACCCGCGGCAACTCCTGGAGCAGACACTCCTGTTGGAGTTCCAGGAGCTGCCCGAGGTCCGCGAGAACAGTACGGCCTGGGGCGAGCTGCGGGCCCACGCGGTCTTCGATCCGGAGTTGCGCGACGATCTCGCCGCGGCGGGCGCGGCCTGGGTGGCGGAGGTCGCGGGCCACCTCGCCGCACTCTGCCCGGCCGCGGCGCCCCGCGCCGTCACGGCCGCGGCGGAGCGGCTGACCGCCCTGCTGGAGGGACTGAGCGTCCGCTGGCTCAGCGGCCTGATCCCCCTCGAACACGCCCGCAGCCTGCTGCGCGGGGCGATCGGAGTGGAAATCGGGCGCCTGGGTTCCCTTTCCGCAGTCAATTGA
- the soxR gene encoding redox-sensitive transcriptional activator SoxR has product MQSHRSSEARPSPDDWLSIGEVSARTGAAVSALRFYEELGLIASERDGRNQRRYPRHMLRRVALISVAKRIGIPLQDLLEAFADVPLDRPPSHQEWQRASRGWKRRLEERRQTIERLEAELTGCIGCGCLSMKACALLNPGDTLADDGVGPRRL; this is encoded by the coding sequence ATGCAGAGTCACCGTTCCAGCGAGGCCCGGCCCAGCCCGGACGACTGGCTGAGCATCGGCGAAGTGAGCGCCAGGACCGGGGCCGCTGTCTCCGCCCTGCGGTTCTACGAAGAACTCGGCCTGATCGCGTCCGAACGCGACGGTCGCAACCAGCGCCGCTACCCGCGCCACATGCTTCGCCGTGTCGCCCTGATCTCGGTCGCAAAACGGATCGGCATCCCGTTGCAGGACCTCCTGGAGGCATTCGCCGACGTGCCGCTCGACCGTCCGCCGAGCCACCAGGAGTGGCAACGCGCCTCGCGTGGCTGGAAACGCCGGTTGGAGGAGCGCCGGCAGACCATCGAGCGACTCGAGGCCGAGCTCACCGGGTGCATCGGCTGCGGATGTCTCTCGATGAAGGCATGCGCCCTGCTGAACCCCGGTGACACGCTCGCCGACGATGGCGTCGGGCCCCGACGGCTGTAA
- a CDS encoding PQQ-binding-like beta-propeller repeat protein, with protein MVRIAKRRLRQVRPAWRVPGVSGASGSQNAVGSWCTAGLVVRGQADGLHAYDVGTGEAVWSWIAPGRTALLAMSRTAVSGVGLAVHADGSADGSSGDEPVDCTVTAVGVEDGTALWSVPFDLSGGSWSRSLLEHHLGGAVAVAPNRAVLLTDGLQAYALNSGRPVWPPTAALAGDVQLSVCRDGIIQIGLDDGHLTVRCLDAAEGTVRWETAPSTHGPVDTVHVLQEDPLAVLCRGRGSGGLEEVLVLDAEDGRTAGRIPVSEHGELRVAAYGPVDGLHAGERAASVGELLVAVVRPAEPCGDDLTAFALDGGAPHWTRRSQGLVVNVFAVDGDVVVVSRPNGLVRVHLLDGATGAVLAVRRLAGYEAGMRGRYYLDAHHRLVHVSPWGDRKWHPLQMFPLR; from the coding sequence ATGGTACGGATCGCGAAGAGACGGCTGCGGCAGGTGCGGCCCGCCTGGCGGGTACCGGGGGTTTCCGGCGCGTCGGGCAGCCAGAACGCCGTGGGGAGCTGGTGCACGGCCGGTCTGGTGGTGCGCGGGCAGGCGGACGGGTTGCACGCTTACGACGTGGGCACCGGGGAGGCCGTCTGGTCGTGGATCGCTCCCGGCCGCACGGCGCTGCTGGCCATGAGCAGGACGGCTGTGAGCGGGGTGGGCCTGGCCGTCCACGCGGACGGCAGCGCGGACGGCAGCTCGGGTGACGAGCCCGTCGACTGCACTGTCACCGCCGTCGGCGTCGAGGACGGCACCGCCCTGTGGTCCGTTCCCTTCGACCTCAGCGGCGGATCCTGGAGCCGGAGCCTGCTCGAGCACCATCTCGGCGGAGCCGTCGCAGTCGCCCCGAACCGCGCCGTCCTTCTGACGGACGGGCTCCAGGCCTACGCGCTGAACAGCGGACGTCCCGTCTGGCCCCCGACCGCAGCGTTAGCGGGCGACGTCCAGCTCTCCGTCTGCCGGGACGGCATCATCCAGATCGGGCTGGACGACGGCCACCTCACCGTCCGGTGTCTCGACGCCGCCGAAGGCACCGTCCGTTGGGAGACCGCTCCGTCCACGCACGGACCCGTGGACACGGTCCACGTCCTGCAGGAAGATCCGCTCGCCGTCCTGTGCCGAGGCCGGGGCAGCGGCGGGCTGGAGGAGGTGCTGGTCCTCGACGCCGAGGACGGGCGCACGGCCGGGCGGATACCGGTCTCCGAGCACGGCGAGCTGCGTGTCGCCGCGTACGGACCGGTGGATGGACTGCACGCGGGGGAGCGGGCGGCCTCGGTGGGCGAACTGCTGGTTGCCGTGGTGCGTCCGGCGGAGCCCTGCGGCGATGATCTGACCGCGTTCGCCTTGGACGGCGGGGCGCCCCACTGGACCCGGCGGTCGCAGGGACTGGTCGTCAATGTCTTCGCCGTCGACGGTGACGTCGTGGTGGTGAGCCGACCGAACGGTCTCGTCCGTGTGCACCTGCTCGACGGCGCGACGGGAGCGGTCCTGGCGGTGCGACGGCTGGCCGGGTACGAGGCGGGAATGCGTGGCCGGTACTACCTCGACGCCCATCACCGTCTGGTCCACGTGTCGCCATGGGGGGACCGGAAATGGCATCCGCTACAGATGTTCCCCTTGCGCTGA
- a CDS encoding TetR/AcrR family transcriptional regulator produces MASRSTQILEAAARVIARRGVRGLRVEELAAEAGISTALIYYHFKDRTGVLRATLEFINDRAERYTTDRAPEDPPLTPREELEQTLLLELQDTAEVRENSSAWGELRASAVFDEVLREDLARATLVWVQEVAAMLGQVQPMAPASSLAAAAERITALLEGLSMRWLSGGTPIGHAQELMRGAIDAELAGLRQN; encoded by the coding sequence ATGGCCTCTCGCAGCACTCAGATCCTCGAAGCGGCCGCCCGGGTGATCGCCCGGCGCGGTGTCCGCGGGCTCCGCGTGGAGGAACTCGCGGCAGAGGCCGGCATCTCCACCGCTCTGATCTATTACCACTTCAAGGACCGTACGGGGGTCCTGCGCGCGACGCTCGAGTTCATCAACGACCGCGCCGAGCGCTACACCACCGACCGCGCCCCGGAAGACCCGCCGCTCACCCCTCGGGAGGAGCTGGAGCAGACCCTGCTGCTGGAGCTCCAGGACACCGCGGAGGTGCGGGAGAACAGCTCGGCCTGGGGTGAACTGCGGGCGAGCGCCGTCTTCGACGAGGTCCTGCGCGAAGATCTCGCCAGGGCCACCCTGGTGTGGGTCCAGGAGGTCGCCGCGATGCTGGGCCAGGTGCAGCCGATGGCGCCGGCCTCGTCGCTGGCGGCCGCCGCCGAACGGATCACCGCGCTCCTTGAGGGGCTCAGCATGCGCTGGCTCAGCGGCGGCACCCCGATCGGTCACGCGCAGGAACTCATGCGTGGCGCGATCGACGCCGAACTGGCCGGGCTCCGGCAGAACTGA
- a CDS encoding carboxyl transferase domain-containing protein, with product MGTGRRAYRSRSIGSDLSYAWPANEIAVMGAEGAANVVFRRRIAAADDPAEMRGRLVKEYKAELMHPYHAAERGLVDDVIDPAETRTVLIRSLAMLNRKHATLPTRKHGNPPL from the coding sequence CTGGGGACTGGTCGACGGGCGTACCGTTCGCGTTCCATCGGCTCCGACCTCTCCTATGCCTGGCCCGCGAACGAAATCGCGGTCATGGGGGCGGAGGGCGCAGCGAATGTCGTGTTCCGGCGCCGCATCGCCGCCGCCGACGATCCGGCGGAGATGCGCGGGCGACTGGTCAAGGAATACAAGGCCGAACTGATGCACCCTTACCACGCGGCGGAACGCGGCCTGGTCGACGATGTGATCGATCCCGCCGAAACCCGCACCGTGCTCATCCGCTCACTCGCCATGCTGAACCGGAAACACGCCACCTTGCCCACCCGCAAACACGGAAACCCCCCGCTGTGA
- a CDS encoding acyl-CoA carboxylase epsilon subunit → MAPPFDGPLGPALLRVIKGQPTSEEIAAVAAVLAALSVRAPTAPATPHAHVAAARWARADATRFPPGSWMSGR, encoded by the coding sequence ATGGCGCCCCCCTTCGACGGTCCGCTGGGCCCTGCCCTGCTGAGGGTCATCAAGGGGCAGCCCACCAGCGAGGAGATCGCCGCGGTCGCCGCAGTCCTGGCCGCCCTGTCGGTCCGTGCCCCCACCGCCCCAGCCACCCCACACGCCCACGTCGCCGCAGCCCGCTGGGCACGTGCCGACGCGACACGTTTCCCACCGGGCTCCTGGATGTCCGGACGATAG
- a CDS encoding agmatine deiminase family protein produces MSFPPPTRRTVLRTLAGIGAIVATSSACGPSGTGSGADATAEPSPSATPGGKRRLGAEWESHTRTFMAWPALSSVWKEDLRYVREDIARIARAVGQYEAVVMMARPDQVDAAQRACGSQVEVIPLAVDDLWARDTVPVFIEEGTKVVGVDFNFSGWGNKQEHKNDAQVGRILLQKYGIPRVQAPLVAEGGSFESDGEGTLLITESSIVNANRNPGKSRDTIEAELKQTLGVEKVLWLAGVRGQDITDAHVDSLVRFTAPGVVLLDRAHPDTPPDSWSRSADQAKSVLSQATDARGRRLEIIDLPQPDLNRITGQGDDFVSTYANFYIANDAVFMPRFGDAKADDRARGILREQFPKREVVPVAIDTIASGGGGIHCSTHDQPGKPAA; encoded by the coding sequence GTGTCCTTCCCGCCCCCCACCCGTCGGACCGTCCTTCGCACCCTCGCCGGCATCGGCGCCATCGTCGCGACCTCCTCGGCCTGCGGACCCTCCGGGACCGGAAGCGGGGCCGACGCCACCGCAGAGCCCTCCCCGTCCGCCACGCCGGGCGGCAAGCGCCGCCTCGGCGCCGAGTGGGAGAGCCACACGCGCACCTTCATGGCCTGGCCCGCGCTGAGTTCGGTCTGGAAGGAAGACCTGCGTTACGTGCGCGAGGACATCGCCCGGATCGCCCGGGCCGTCGGACAGTACGAGGCGGTCGTCATGATGGCCCGGCCCGATCAGGTGGACGCGGCCCAGCGGGCCTGCGGCTCCCAGGTCGAGGTGATCCCGCTCGCGGTCGACGACCTCTGGGCCCGCGACACCGTTCCCGTCTTCATCGAGGAGGGCACCAAGGTCGTCGGCGTCGACTTCAACTTCAGCGGCTGGGGCAACAAGCAGGAACACAAGAACGACGCCCAGGTCGGCCGCATCCTGCTCCAGAAGTACGGGATCCCCCGCGTCCAGGCCCCCCTCGTCGCCGAGGGCGGATCCTTCGAGTCCGACGGCGAAGGCACCCTGCTGATCACCGAGAGCTCGATCGTCAACGCCAACCGCAACCCCGGCAAGAGCCGGGACACCATCGAGGCGGAGCTCAAGCAGACCCTGGGCGTCGAGAAGGTGCTGTGGCTGGCCGGCGTGCGCGGTCAGGACATCACCGACGCCCACGTGGACAGCCTCGTACGGTTCACCGCCCCCGGTGTCGTCCTGCTGGACCGTGCGCACCCCGACACCCCGCCCGACTCCTGGTCGCGCTCGGCGGACCAGGCGAAGTCCGTCCTGTCCCAGGCCACCGACGCCCGCGGCCGTCGCCTCGAGATCATCGACCTGCCGCAGCCCGACCTGAACAGGATCACGGGCCAGGGCGACGACTTCGTGTCGACCTACGCCAACTTCTACATCGCCAACGACGCCGTCTTCATGCCCAGGTTCGGAGACGCCAAGGCTGACGACCGGGCCCGCGGAATCCTGCGGGAACAGTTCCCCAAACGGGAGGTCGTACCCGTCGCGATCGACACGATCGCCTCAGGTGGCGGCGGCATCCACTGCTCAACGCACGACCAGCCCGGCAAACCCGCCGCCTGA
- the ureA gene encoding urease subunit gamma yields the protein MPLTPTERDRLLLFTAAQLARARHARGLRLNVPEATAVIADTVCEAARDGLRLADALARGRGVLGPDDVLPGVVDIVTEVMVEAVFEDGTRLAAISDPFGEHPRDDSAPGAVLPAADTVEALAPVRILAVHNTATVPVSVTSHFHFFEANPRLDFDRAAAYGMHLAVAAGSSVRLDAGSTVEVGLVPMGGARVAIGFAGLVDGPLDAPGAKEEALRRAAACGYLGAAIPGGTREATPDRAPDRTPDKSPEGTPV from the coding sequence ATGCCCCTGACGCCCACCGAACGTGACCGGCTGCTGCTGTTCACCGCCGCCCAACTCGCCCGGGCCCGCCACGCGCGTGGCCTGCGGCTCAACGTCCCGGAGGCGACCGCCGTGATCGCCGACACGGTGTGCGAGGCGGCGCGCGACGGCCTCCGACTTGCCGACGCCCTCGCCCGCGGGCGTGGTGTCCTCGGCCCGGACGACGTTTTGCCGGGCGTCGTCGACATCGTGACCGAGGTGATGGTCGAGGCGGTCTTCGAGGACGGCACCCGGCTCGCGGCGATCAGCGACCCCTTCGGGGAGCACCCTCGCGACGACAGTGCGCCGGGCGCCGTACTGCCCGCAGCGGACACCGTCGAGGCCCTCGCGCCGGTCCGGATCCTCGCCGTGCACAACACCGCGACGGTCCCGGTCAGCGTGACCTCGCACTTCCACTTCTTCGAGGCCAACCCGCGGCTGGACTTCGACCGGGCCGCCGCGTACGGCATGCACCTGGCCGTCGCCGCAGGATCCTCCGTCCGTCTCGACGCCGGCTCCACCGTCGAGGTGGGTCTCGTTCCCATGGGCGGCGCCCGGGTCGCGATCGGCTTCGCGGGCCTGGTCGACGGGCCGCTCGACGCCCCCGGCGCGAAGGAAGAAGCCCTGCGACGGGCCGCGGCCTGCGGCTACCTCGGCGCAGCCATCCCGGGAGGAACCCGGGAAGCTACCCCGGATCGAGCCCCGGATCGAACCCCGGACAAAAGCCCGGAAGGAACCCCGGTATGA
- a CDS encoding agmatine deiminase family protein — protein MAEYRMPAEWSEHEGCLMAWPTREELWGRVLDEAKEEYANVARAIAAFEPVTMVAPPGHGDEARARCGDGATGTTEATGATGITVIELPLDDSWFRDSAPLFVLDADGNRAGVDFRFNAWGGKHHPFDADDRVSALLLEHLGVDRIASDMILEGGAITVDGEGTLITTEQCLLHPNRNPGLSRDEIEAELKSRLGVTKVIWLPYGGLLDTETDGHVDGSCAFAAPGKVVVSLPSDPDHPDYARMRANRAVLEAVTDARGRRLEIVDVPQTAFADLAEGEVEVSYLNYYLANSGVVVPVAGLPQDEDALAVIASAHPGRKVVGVRTPVIAFGGGGVHCITQQIPVVRSSPNTAG, from the coding sequence ATGGCTGAATACCGTATGCCCGCCGAGTGGTCCGAGCACGAGGGCTGCCTGATGGCCTGGCCCACGCGCGAGGAGCTGTGGGGAAGGGTGCTGGACGAAGCGAAGGAGGAGTACGCCAATGTCGCCCGCGCCATCGCCGCCTTCGAGCCGGTGACGATGGTCGCTCCGCCCGGCCACGGCGACGAGGCCCGCGCCCGCTGCGGGGACGGCGCCACGGGTACCACCGAAGCCACGGGTGCCACCGGCATCACGGTGATCGAGCTGCCGCTCGACGACTCCTGGTTCCGCGACTCCGCTCCGCTGTTCGTCCTCGACGCGGACGGCAACCGCGCCGGCGTGGACTTCCGCTTCAACGCCTGGGGCGGCAAGCACCACCCGTTCGACGCCGACGACCGCGTCAGCGCCCTCCTGCTGGAGCACCTGGGGGTCGACCGGATCGCCTCCGACATGATCCTCGAAGGCGGAGCGATCACCGTGGACGGCGAGGGCACGCTGATCACCACGGAGCAGTGTCTGCTGCACCCCAACCGCAACCCCGGCCTGAGCCGTGACGAGATCGAGGCGGAGCTGAAGTCCCGGCTCGGTGTCACCAAGGTCATCTGGCTGCCGTACGGCGGTCTGCTCGACACCGAGACCGACGGCCACGTCGACGGCTCCTGCGCCTTCGCCGCGCCCGGCAAGGTCGTCGTCTCCCTGCCGTCCGACCCCGACCACCCCGACTACGCCCGGATGCGTGCCAACCGTGCGGTGCTCGAGGCCGTCACGGACGCCCGGGGCCGCCGACTGGAGATCGTCGACGTGCCGCAGACGGCCTTCGCCGACCTGGCCGAGGGCGAGGTCGAGGTGTCGTACCTGAACTACTACCTGGCCAACAGCGGTGTCGTCGTCCCGGTGGCCGGGCTGCCCCAGGACGAGGACGCCCTCGCCGTCATCGCCTCGGCCCACCCCGGCCGCAAGGTCGTCGGGGTGCGGACGCCCGTCATCGCGTTCGGCGGTGGCGGGGTCCACTGCATCACCCAGCAGATCCCCGTCGTCCGCTCCTCCCCGAACACCGCCGGCTGA
- a CDS encoding SigE family RNA polymerase sigma factor, with translation MSIFNVRARGTAPPEAAADPVEGVEGIPEFEMLAARRWPSLVRAGYLLTGDVNAGQDLAQTALASCYAHWGKVSRARDVDAYLHRVLVNAHRTRMRRRRVREVAWDRRAEASAAASVDFAPAAAWRVTVNQALAALPPRQRAVLVLRFWSDLTEAQVAAAMGCSVGTVKSQTSKALAKLRLDPALRPDLSEGQS, from the coding sequence ATGAGCATCTTCAACGTGAGAGCGCGTGGCACGGCACCCCCCGAAGCCGCTGCGGACCCGGTCGAGGGGGTCGAGGGGATACCGGAGTTCGAGATGCTGGCGGCGCGGCGATGGCCATCGCTCGTCCGGGCCGGCTATCTGCTGACCGGCGATGTCAACGCGGGGCAGGATCTGGCACAGACCGCTCTGGCGTCCTGCTACGCCCATTGGGGCAAGGTGTCGCGGGCGCGGGACGTGGACGCCTATCTGCATCGTGTGCTGGTCAATGCGCATCGCACCCGGATGCGTCGGCGTCGGGTGCGGGAAGTGGCGTGGGACCGCCGTGCCGAGGCGAGTGCGGCCGCCTCGGTGGACTTCGCACCCGCCGCCGCGTGGCGGGTGACGGTCAACCAGGCGCTGGCGGCGCTTCCGCCGCGGCAGCGCGCGGTTCTGGTGCTGCGTTTCTGGTCGGACTTGACCGAAGCGCAGGTCGCCGCGGCGATGGGCTGCTCGGTGGGCACCGTGAAGAGCCAGACCTCCAAGGCACTGGCCAAGCTCCGGCTCGATCCCGCACTGCGGCCCGACCTTTCGGAAGGACAGTCATGA
- a CDS encoding YbaK/EbsC family protein translates to MSDTLIQAAPADPTARAHLLDLLTRHRARFRQIEHAPEGRTDVVSALRGHPIGQAAKCIVVRVKVTKKSSHYVLAVVPGDRRVDLDRIQQLWAARQASFADRATAERLSGCVSGAIVPFTFDPALELVVDPALLEHEEIFFNAADLNLSVALDVRDYLRIAAPRTESIAENAVALAD, encoded by the coding sequence ATGAGCGACACACTGATCCAAGCCGCGCCCGCCGACCCCACGGCGCGTGCTCATCTCCTCGACCTCCTCACCCGCCACCGCGCCCGCTTCCGGCAGATCGAGCACGCGCCGGAAGGCAGAACGGACGTGGTGAGCGCCCTGCGCGGGCACCCGATAGGGCAGGCGGCGAAGTGCATCGTCGTGCGAGTGAAGGTGACCAAGAAGAGTTCTCACTACGTCCTGGCCGTGGTACCCGGTGACCGCCGGGTCGACCTGGACAGGATCCAGCAGCTGTGGGCGGCGCGGCAGGCGTCCTTCGCCGACCGCGCCACCGCTGAGCGCCTCTCCGGTTGTGTCAGCGGCGCCATCGTGCCCTTCACCTTCGATCCGGCGCTGGAACTCGTCGTCGACCCGGCCCTGCTGGAACACGAAGAGATCTTCTTCAACGCAGCCGATCTGAACCTGTCCGTGGCGCTGGACGTGCGCGACTACCTGCGGATCGCAGCGCCCCGCACCGAGTCCATCGCGGAGAACGCTGTTGCCCTCGCCGACTGA
- a CDS encoding urease subunit alpha, with protein MSRPTRHSDHCAPGSRHIDPHEYAAVHGPRAGDRVRLGDSGLVIRVESDAQLPGDEFLAGFGKTARDGMHLKAAAVRDTCDVVISNVVVIDAVLGIRKVSIGIREGRICSIGRAGNPDTLDGVDVVVGTGTTMISGEGLIATAGSVDTHVHLLSPRIMEASLASGVTTIIGQEIGPSWGVGVNSPWALKHGFNAFDAWPVNIGFLARGSSSDPAPLVEALAEGGACGFKVHEDMGAHTRALDTALRVAEEHDVQVALHSDGLNECLSVEDTLSVLDGRTIHAFHIEGCGGGHVPNVLKMAGVRNVIGSSTNPTLPFGRDAVAEHYGMIVSVHDLKTDLPGDAAMARDRIRAGTMGAEDVLHDLGAIGITSSDAQGMGRAGETVRRTFQMAAKMKAELGPLDGDGEDDDNARVLRYIAKLTINPAIAHGLAHEIGSLEVGKLADIVLWKPQYFGAKPQMVLKSGFPAYGVTGDPNAATDNCEPLVLGPLFGAHGAAPADLSVAFVSRAAAESGSFGAPYDTLGTRRRRVAVRGTRGIGPRDMVGNARLGDVDVNPRTGLVTLDGEPLRSEPAQQVSLNRLYFL; from the coding sequence ATGAGCAGACCGACCCGGCACAGCGACCACTGCGCCCCCGGCAGCCGGCACATCGACCCGCACGAGTACGCCGCGGTGCATGGTCCGCGTGCCGGGGACCGGGTGCGGCTGGGCGATTCGGGGCTTGTCATCCGGGTCGAGTCCGACGCGCAGCTGCCGGGTGACGAGTTCCTGGCCGGTTTCGGCAAGACCGCCCGTGACGGCATGCACCTCAAGGCGGCGGCCGTCCGCGACACCTGTGACGTCGTGATCAGCAATGTCGTCGTGATCGACGCTGTCCTCGGCATCCGCAAGGTCTCGATCGGCATCCGCGAAGGCCGGATCTGCTCGATCGGCCGGGCCGGCAACCCCGACACTCTCGACGGCGTGGACGTCGTCGTCGGCACCGGCACGACCATGATCTCGGGGGAGGGCCTGATCGCGACGGCGGGTTCCGTGGACACCCATGTCCATCTGCTCTCGCCGCGCATCATGGAGGCGTCGCTGGCCTCCGGCGTCACCACGATCATCGGCCAGGAGATAGGCCCGAGTTGGGGCGTGGGGGTGAACTCGCCCTGGGCCCTGAAGCACGGGTTCAACGCGTTCGACGCGTGGCCGGTCAACATCGGCTTCCTGGCCCGCGGCTCGTCCTCCGATCCGGCTCCGCTGGTCGAGGCGCTCGCCGAGGGCGGTGCGTGCGGTTTCAAGGTTCATGAGGACATGGGCGCGCACACGAGAGCCCTGGACACCGCGCTGCGGGTGGCCGAGGAGCATGACGTCCAGGTGGCGCTGCACAGCGACGGGCTGAACGAGTGCCTGTCGGTGGAGGACACCCTGTCCGTGCTGGACGGTCGCACCATCCACGCCTTCCACATCGAGGGCTGTGGCGGTGGGCATGTGCCCAACGTGCTGAAGATGGCGGGCGTGCGGAACGTCATCGGGTCGTCCACCAATCCCACGCTGCCGTTCGGGCGGGACGCGGTCGCCGAGCACTACGGCATGATCGTCTCCGTCCACGACCTCAAGACCGACCTGCCCGGCGACGCGGCCATGGCCCGCGACCGGATCCGCGCCGGGACGATGGGCGCCGAGGACGTGCTGCACGACCTGGGCGCGATCGGCATCACCTCCTCCGACGCGCAGGGCATGGGCCGCGCGGGCGAGACCGTCCGCCGCACCTTCCAGATGGCCGCCAAGATGAAGGCGGAGCTCGGCCCCCTGGACGGCGACGGCGAGGACGACGACAACGCGCGCGTGTTGCGTTACATCGCCAAGCTCACCATCAACCCCGCCATCGCCCACGGCCTCGCCCACGAGATCGGCTCCCTCGAGGTCGGCAAGCTCGCCGACATCGTCCTGTGGAAGCCGCAGTACTTCGGCGCCAAGCCGCAGATGGTCCTCAAGTCCGGCTTCCCCGCCTACGGCGTCACCGGCGACCCCAACGCGGCCACCGACAACTGCGAGCCGCTCGTACTGGGTCCCCTGTTCGGCGCCCACGGCGCCGCCCCCGCGGACCTCTCGGTGGCGTTCGTCAGTCGCGCCGCGGCCGAATCGGGCTCGTTCGGCGCCCCGTACGACACCTTGGGCACCCGGCGCCGCCGGGTCGCCGTACGGGGCACGCGCGGCATCGGTCCCCGGGACATGGTGGGCAATGCCCGCCTGGGGGACGTCGATGTGAATCCCCGGACCGGTCTCGTCACGCTCGACGGCGAGCCGCTGCGCTCGGAACCGGCGCAGCAGGTCTCGCTCAACCGCCTCTATTTCCTCTGA
- the fdxA gene encoding ferredoxin, which yields MTFVIALPCTDVKDRACIDECPLDCIYEGDRMLYIQPDECIDCGACEPVCPVEAIFSEDDIPREWQHFATVNAEFFSDLGTPGGSAKLGPIGRDHPIVAALPPQGAPGPVRMSGVRHNGPPLDPAS from the coding sequence ATGACGTTTGTGATCGCTTTGCCCTGTACGGATGTCAAGGACAGAGCATGCATCGATGAGTGCCCTCTCGACTGCATCTACGAGGGGGATCGCATGCTCTACATCCAGCCGGACGAGTGCATCGACTGCGGCGCCTGCGAGCCGGTGTGCCCCGTCGAGGCGATCTTCTCCGAGGACGACATCCCGCGGGAATGGCAGCACTTCGCCACCGTGAACGCCGAGTTCTTCTCCGACCTCGGCACCCCCGGCGGCAGCGCGAAGCTCGGTCCGATCGGGCGGGACCATCCGATCGTGGCGGCGCTGCCGCCTCAGGGTGCCCCCGGCCCGGTGCGGATGTCGGGGGTTCGTCACAACGGTCCGCCGTTGGACCCGGCTTCGTGA